In the genome of Streptomyces sp. NBC_00190, one region contains:
- a CDS encoding Rossmann-like and DUF2520 domain-containing protein has protein sequence MNPTQQPRPARLAVGVVGAGRVGPALARALQQAGHRPVAVSGVSDASVRRAARMLPDVPLVPPAQVFELADLVLLTVPDDALPSLVEGLAETGAIRPGQLLVHTSGRYGTSVLDPARRAGALPLALHPAMTFTGTEVDVQRLAGCSFGVTAPEELRLAAEALVIEMGGEPEWIAEDSRPLYHAALALGANHLVTLVAQSMELLRTAGVEHPDRMLGPLLGAALDNALRSGDAALTGPVARGDAGTVAAHVSELRKHAPAAVAGYLAMARTTADRALAHGLLKPELAEDLLGVLADKDGDAR, from the coding sequence GTGAACCCAACACAGCAGCCACGCCCTGCCCGGCTGGCGGTCGGCGTCGTCGGAGCCGGCCGGGTCGGCCCGGCGCTGGCCCGCGCGCTCCAGCAGGCCGGGCACCGGCCCGTCGCCGTATCCGGCGTCTCCGACGCGTCCGTGCGCCGCGCCGCACGAATGCTGCCCGACGTGCCCCTCGTTCCGCCCGCGCAGGTGTTCGAGCTCGCCGACCTGGTCCTGCTCACCGTGCCGGACGACGCGCTGCCGTCCCTCGTCGAGGGCCTCGCCGAAACCGGTGCGATCCGGCCCGGGCAGCTCCTCGTACACACCTCCGGGCGGTACGGGACCTCCGTGCTCGACCCGGCGCGCCGCGCGGGCGCGCTGCCGCTGGCCCTGCACCCCGCGATGACCTTCACCGGCACCGAGGTCGACGTGCAGCGCCTGGCCGGCTGCTCCTTCGGCGTCACCGCCCCCGAGGAACTGCGGCTCGCCGCCGAGGCCCTGGTCATCGAGATGGGCGGGGAGCCCGAGTGGATCGCGGAGGACAGCCGTCCGCTCTACCACGCGGCCCTCGCCCTCGGCGCGAACCACCTGGTCACCCTGGTCGCCCAGTCGATGGAGCTGCTGCGCACGGCCGGGGTCGAGCACCCCGACCGGATGCTCGGCCCGCTGCTCGGCGCCGCCCTCGACAACGCGCTGCGCTCCGGTGACGCCGCCCTGACCGGCCCGGTGGCCCGCGGCGACGCCGGCACGGTCGCCGCGCACGTCTCGGAGCTGCGCAAGCACGCGCCCGCCGCGGTCGCCGGATACCTGGCCATGGCCCGGACCACCGCCGACCGGGCCCTCGCGCACGGTCTGCTCAAGCCCGAGCTCGCCGAGGACCTGCTCGGCGTCCTCGCGGACAAGGACGGCGACGCCCGATGA
- the panC gene encoding pantoate--beta-alanine ligase produces MSEPLLLHTAEELHGLARAGRRAVVMTMGALHEGHATLIRAAREQAGRGGQVVVTVFVNPLQFGANEDLDRYPRTLDADRRIAEEAGADAVFAPAVEEVYPGGDPQVRISAGPMGERLEGATRPGHFDGVLTVVAKLLHLTRPDLALFGQKDAQQLALIRRMVTDLNFPVEVVGVPTVREEDGLALSSRNRYLSPAERRTALTLSRALFAGRDRLAAQAALQARAEAYPASDERASALAKLGEIRASADAHAVSVAGCGLPDAVRAAAHHILEEAGRHEPPLELDYVALVDPLDFTEAGPGFTGQAVLAVAAKVGTTRLIDNIPLEFGAHS; encoded by the coding sequence ATGAGCGAACCCCTGCTGCTGCACACCGCCGAGGAGCTCCACGGGCTCGCGCGCGCCGGCCGCCGGGCGGTGGTGATGACCATGGGCGCCCTGCACGAGGGGCACGCCACCCTCATCCGCGCCGCCCGCGAACAGGCCGGCCGGGGCGGCCAGGTCGTCGTCACCGTCTTCGTCAATCCCCTGCAGTTCGGGGCGAACGAGGACCTCGACCGCTATCCCCGCACCCTCGACGCCGACCGGCGGATCGCCGAAGAGGCGGGCGCCGACGCGGTGTTCGCGCCTGCCGTCGAGGAGGTCTACCCGGGCGGCGACCCGCAGGTGCGGATCAGCGCCGGACCCATGGGTGAGCGCCTCGAAGGGGCCACCCGTCCCGGCCACTTCGACGGAGTGCTGACCGTCGTCGCCAAGCTGCTCCACCTCACCCGCCCCGACCTGGCCCTCTTCGGCCAGAAGGACGCGCAGCAACTGGCCCTGATCCGGCGCATGGTGACCGACCTGAACTTCCCCGTCGAGGTGGTCGGCGTACCGACCGTCCGCGAGGAGGACGGGCTCGCGCTGTCGTCCCGCAACCGCTACCTCTCCCCCGCCGAGCGGCGCACCGCCCTGACCCTGTCCCGCGCCCTGTTCGCCGGGCGCGACCGGCTCGCCGCGCAGGCGGCGCTGCAGGCCCGCGCCGAGGCCTACCCGGCCAGCGACGAGCGCGCCAGCGCGCTGGCGAAGCTCGGCGAGATCCGCGCCTCCGCGGACGCGCACGCCGTGTCGGTCGCGGGCTGCGGGCTGCCGGACGCCGTACGGGCCGCCGCGCACCACATCCTGGAGGAGGCGGGCCGGCACGAGCCGCCGCTCGAGCTGGACTACGTGGCGCTGGTGGACCCGCTGGACTTCACCGAGGCCGGCCCCGGATTCACGGGGCAGGCCGTCCTGGCCGTCGCCGCGAAGGTGGGCACGACCCGGCTGATCGACAACATCCCACTGGAATTCGGAGCACATTCGTGA